The following are encoded in a window of Methanomassiliicoccus sp. genomic DNA:
- a CDS encoding DedA family protein, with protein sequence MNLIETINQWMLTLISTSDYLGIFLAMFIEGIFTPIPSELIMPFAGYLASTGELSFVLVIVVGSLGATAGSIIAYMLGRQLGRPFLDRYGRYLGFGKDSLTKADAWFVKWGNYGILIGHALPGIRSIISFPAGIARMDIRRFALFTFIGASIWNTVLVTAGFFLGEYWIRFSETLDGWDVAILVGVVGAVVGYLLYSRWKQRSESACEE encoded by the coding sequence ATGAACCTGATAGAGACAATCAACCAATGGATGCTCACCTTGATCTCCACGTCCGATTACCTCGGCATCTTCCTGGCCATGTTCATAGAGGGGATCTTCACTCCCATACCCAGCGAGCTCATAATGCCCTTCGCTGGCTACCTGGCCTCGACCGGGGAGCTCAGCTTCGTCCTGGTGATAGTGGTCGGCTCCCTGGGCGCGACAGCGGGTTCGATCATCGCCTACATGCTGGGTAGACAGCTGGGACGGCCGTTCCTGGACCGGTACGGCCGATACCTGGGGTTCGGGAAGGACAGCCTGACGAAGGCGGACGCCTGGTTCGTCAAGTGGGGTAACTATGGCATCCTCATCGGCCATGCCCTTCCCGGGATCCGGTCGATTATTTCTTTCCCCGCGGGCATCGCCCGTATGGACATCAGGCGTTTCGCTCTCTTCACCTTCATTGGGGCGTCGATCTGGAACACCGTGCTGGTCACCGCCGGCTTCTTCCTCGGCGAGTACTGGATCCGGTTCTCCGAGACCCTTGACGGGTGGGACGTGGCCATCCTAGTGGGCGTGGTCGGTGCGGTCGTGGGCTACCTTCTATACAGTCGGTGGAAGCAGCGATCGGAGTCGGCATGCGAGGAATAA
- a CDS encoding DUF1015 domain-containing protein produces the protein MVDFRPFRGVLPHLSKNEDIADRVSPPYDIISTEEQAKLQAKPYNITRITLGAMDGGYGPAAELLDSWLSSGKLAQDKEDCYYLYRQGFKDGERWLTRNGIIGVLRSEGYEAGNIIPHEETFPKVKEDRLNLLRATSTHCESIFGLYDRSEVDLDAVEKGATKLFECNDASGTRHQLYRISDREAVDSIRGMMSGKKVLIADGHHRYETSYKYAQENPGDGRKGYVLCTMVSSQDTGMFVRPTHRLIRNLKFKENEFLDAMAKHFSVRQVKDAKAAEDIMDKATAPTFGLLFPSGRALVAEFSAPAGDILWSVDTYVCQEVILKGILYAMPKGNELEIEYDHDASSVERKIKSGKGDLAILVRAPTLDMTWKVAQSGRKMPKKTTYFWPKIWSGFVLYRMK, from the coding sequence ATGGTCGATTTCCGTCCCTTCCGCGGCGTCCTGCCGCATTTGAGCAAGAACGAGGACATCGCCGACCGCGTGTCCCCGCCGTACGATATCATCTCCACCGAGGAGCAGGCCAAGCTGCAGGCCAAGCCATACAACATCACCCGCATCACGCTGGGAGCGATGGACGGCGGGTACGGCCCCGCCGCCGAGCTGCTCGATTCGTGGCTCTCGTCCGGCAAGCTAGCCCAGGACAAGGAGGATTGTTACTACCTCTACCGCCAGGGGTTCAAGGACGGCGAGCGGTGGCTCACCCGCAACGGCATCATCGGAGTCCTCCGCTCGGAGGGATACGAGGCGGGGAATATCATTCCCCACGAGGAGACCTTCCCCAAGGTCAAGGAGGACCGCCTCAACCTGCTGCGGGCAACGAGCACCCACTGCGAGTCGATCTTCGGATTGTATGACCGTTCGGAGGTCGACCTGGATGCGGTGGAGAAAGGCGCGACCAAGCTGTTCGAGTGCAACGACGCCTCGGGGACGAGGCATCAGCTGTACCGCATTTCCGACCGTGAAGCAGTGGACAGCATACGCGGCATGATGTCTGGCAAGAAGGTGCTCATCGCCGACGGCCATCACCGCTACGAGACCTCCTACAAGTATGCACAGGAGAACCCCGGGGACGGGCGCAAGGGATACGTGCTATGCACTATGGTCTCCTCCCAGGATACCGGCATGTTCGTCCGCCCCACTCACCGCCTGATCCGGAACCTCAAGTTCAAGGAGAACGAGTTCCTGGACGCCATGGCCAAGCACTTCTCGGTACGACAGGTGAAGGATGCCAAGGCCGCCGAGGACATCATGGATAAAGCCACCGCACCGACCTTCGGGCTGCTGTTTCCCAGCGGCCGGGCGCTGGTGGCGGAGTTCTCGGCCCCCGCCGGGGACATCCTGTGGTCCGTCGACACCTACGTCTGCCAGGAGGTTATCCTCAAGGGCATCCTGTACGCCATGCCCAAGGGCAATGAACTGGAGATCGAGTACGATCACGACGCCTCCTCGGTGGAACGCAAGATAAAGTCGGGGAAGGGCGACCTCGCCATCCTGGTCCGCGCCCCGACCCTGGACATGACCTGGAAGGTGGCCCAGAGCGGCCGGAAGATGCCGAAGAAGACCACCTATTTCTGGCCCAAGATCTGGTCGGGGTTCGTGCTCTACCGCATGAAGTGA
- a CDS encoding Ig-like domain-containing protein: MGRSLAILVAVLVILCGSVALAPSTGTVAATGTLTLDITSPQQNTYVQTPYVVITWDATDTANKINPFEIYVDSQPTALTTTSYQMNLTALSDGRHTVSVRATNDVGDWAEDSVMFYIDTTAPVLRILTPSSNSWLNTSDVTVTWQASSSVGIVSFDARLDSNPWTMSIPSSQTSTTFQNVTNGAHNVTVVAHAWGGKTSTAVVAFSVDTTVPEVSITYPGDDAGFNHGDITVVWSGHDAGNNIVGYQIWTDGARVTTAVPGENHFNTNFADGTHTVRIVAVDMANNTAIDEVTFLIDTVRPAIVSKTPTGDQEPVGTTVEVNFSKVMSVQETSLSIDGIPGSMSWNGTLLTFTPTSALAYGTAYHVTLNATDRVGNVIQESWSFTTTDMGTISGVVLDNNGNPMSGVKVALEDGSYVVTASDGGFSLEAHAGPHNVTLSKLGYDAKTVTVSLQPGQILPLGSVAVNPTNPLAIYGILAAIGAVVIVGILYYFGRRGKKLSRPQYRSMRGMEDLQKRASKKGRGRKNEDEDDDEEVL, translated from the coding sequence ATGGGACGTTCGTTAGCGATACTTGTAGCGGTGCTTGTAATCTTATGCGGATCGGTGGCGCTCGCTCCGTCGACAGGGACGGTAGCGGCGACCGGGACACTGACCCTGGATATAACCTCCCCGCAGCAGAACACGTACGTCCAGACACCATACGTCGTCATCACCTGGGACGCGACCGATACGGCGAACAAAATCAACCCATTCGAGATCTACGTCGACTCTCAGCCCACCGCGCTAACTACAACATCCTACCAGATGAACCTGACCGCCCTGTCCGATGGGAGGCACACGGTGTCCGTGCGGGCCACCAACGATGTGGGCGATTGGGCCGAGGATTCGGTGATGTTCTATATCGACACCACCGCTCCAGTGCTGAGGATCCTGACGCCCTCGTCCAACAGTTGGCTCAACACCTCGGACGTCACCGTGACCTGGCAGGCCTCGAGCAGCGTGGGAATCGTGTCCTTCGATGCTCGCCTGGATTCCAATCCCTGGACGATGTCCATCCCCTCCAGCCAAACCTCGACGACGTTCCAGAACGTGACCAACGGGGCTCACAACGTGACCGTGGTAGCTCATGCCTGGGGTGGCAAGACCTCGACCGCTGTCGTCGCGTTCAGCGTTGACACCACCGTGCCGGAGGTCAGCATCACCTACCCCGGGGACGATGCCGGGTTCAACCATGGGGATATCACCGTGGTGTGGAGCGGCCATGACGCGGGCAACAACATCGTCGGCTATCAGATCTGGACGGATGGGGCCAGGGTCACAACGGCGGTGCCGGGGGAGAACCACTTCAACACCAACTTCGCAGACGGTACCCACACCGTGAGGATCGTGGCCGTGGACATGGCCAACAACACCGCTATCGACGAGGTCACCTTCCTCATCGACACGGTAAGGCCGGCCATAGTGAGCAAGACCCCCACCGGCGATCAGGAGCCGGTCGGCACCACCGTGGAGGTCAACTTCTCCAAGGTCATGAGCGTCCAGGAGACCAGTCTATCCATCGATGGCATTCCCGGGTCCATGAGCTGGAACGGCACCCTCCTCACCTTCACGCCGACCAGCGCCCTGGCTTACGGGACCGCCTATCACGTGACCCTCAACGCCACCGACAGGGTCGGGAACGTGATCCAGGAGAGCTGGAGCTTCACCACAACGGATATGGGCACGATCTCCGGCGTGGTCCTGGACAACAACGGCAACCCAATGTCAGGGGTCAAGGTGGCCCTGGAGGACGGCAGTTACGTGGTCACCGCCAGCGACGGCGGATTCAGTCTGGAGGCTCACGCGGGACCGCACAACGTGACTCTCAGCAAACTGGGCTACGACGCCAAGACCGTGACCGTCAGCCTGCAGCCCGGGCAGATCCTGCCCCTGGGCTCGGTGGCGGTCAATCCGACCAACCCCCTGGCCATCTATGGCATCTTGGCGGCCATCGGGGCGGTGGTCATCGTAGGCATCCTGTACTACTTCGGCCGACGGGGGAAGAAGCTGAGCAGGCCCCAGTACCGCTCGATGAGGGGCATGGAGGACCTGCAGAAGCGCGCCTCCAAAAAGGGCCGGGGGAGGAAGAACGAGGACGAGGACGACGATGAAGAGGTCCTCTAA
- a CDS encoding GNAT family N-acetyltransferase: MISRATAEDLPAILRLQRQAFRGEAERVGDMNIKPMAQTLDELREEFEGSVFLKYVQDGEILGSVRGRMEGEVCHIGRLVVRPDRWRQGIGRELIDGIERTFAQAARFELFTRIDHERTRPFYRSLGYEPYRSERYSDTLTFVHLFKPGHGPAVGGSRDELKG; the protein is encoded by the coding sequence ATGATTTCCCGGGCCACCGCTGAGGATCTTCCCGCCATACTCAGGCTGCAGCGCCAGGCCTTCCGGGGGGAGGCGGAGCGCGTGGGGGATATGAACATCAAACCGATGGCCCAGACCTTGGACGAGCTCCGGGAAGAGTTCGAGGGTTCGGTCTTCCTGAAATATGTCCAGGACGGGGAGATCCTAGGCTCGGTACGGGGCAGGATGGAGGGTGAGGTATGCCACATCGGCCGTCTGGTGGTGCGCCCGGACCGATGGAGGCAGGGCATCGGTCGGGAGCTGATCGACGGCATCGAGCGCACCTTCGCCCAGGCCGCCCGATTCGAGCTTTTCACCCGCATAGACCACGAACGGACCAGGCCGTTCTATCGTAGCCTGGGCTACGAGCCCTACCGGAGCGAGCGGTATAGCGATACCCTTACCTTCGTGCACCTCTTCAAGCCCGGTCATGGGCCCGCCGTGGGTGGGTCTAGGGACGAGCTAAAAGGTTAG